Proteins encoded together in one Halothermothrix orenii H 168 window:
- a CDS encoding chemotaxis protein CheD, whose product MSSTPIRVRMAEFAIGKSPDILVTIGLGSCVGVAIYDRYNNIGGLIHIMLPENKKGLKPAKYADTGIPLLIKKMEEEGAKRRNMVAKIAGGSHMFSNGDDNGLNVGSRNIKAVREILAEQNIDIVGEDVGKTYGRTMEFHTEDGKVIIKSYKMGKKIL is encoded by the coding sequence ATGAGTTCTACCCCAATCAGGGTACGCATGGCAGAATTTGCTATCGGGAAATCCCCGGACATTCTGGTTACGATAGGTCTGGGCTCCTGTGTTGGGGTAGCTATTTATGATAGGTATAACAATATAGGTGGCCTTATCCATATTATGCTACCTGAAAACAAAAAGGGCTTAAAACCTGCTAAATATGCCGATACCGGTATTCCATTACTGATAAAAAAGATGGAGGAAGAGGGTGCTAAAAGAAGAAATATGGTCGCCAAAATTGCCGGAGGCTCACATATGTTCTCCAATGGAGATGACAATGGATTAAATGTGGGAAGCCGCAATATAAAAGCGGTCAGGGAAATACTTGCAGAACAAAATATCGACATTGTTGGTGAAGATGTCGGTAAAACATATGGTAGAACGATGGAATTCCATACTGAAGATGGTAAGGTGATTATTAAATCTTATAAAATGGGTAAAAAAATATTATAA
- the rpsB gene encoding 30S ribosomal protein S2: protein MAVVTMKQLLESGVHFGHQTRRWNPKMKDYIFTERNGIYIIDLQKTVALLDKAYDYVRDMASKGKTILFVGTKKQAQETIKTEAERCGMPYVNQRWLGGMLTNFRTIKKRVKRLNELEKMEEDGLFEVLPKKEVILLKKERDKLERFLGGIRDMKNLPDVVYITDPRKESIAVAEARKLNIPIVSIVDTNCDPDLIDYIIPGNDDAIRAVKLISSKIADAVLAGKQGEQLTEEAKPEDKEDEKGQAEEKEVKEENNSANKEE, encoded by the coding sequence ATGGCTGTTGTGACCATGAAACAGTTACTTGAGTCAGGTGTCCATTTTGGTCATCAGACCAGACGCTGGAATCCTAAAATGAAAGATTATATCTTTACAGAGCGTAACGGGATTTACATTATTGACCTGCAGAAAACTGTTGCTTTGCTTGATAAGGCATATGACTATGTAAGGGATATGGCCTCAAAGGGAAAAACAATTTTGTTTGTTGGAACCAAAAAACAGGCCCAGGAAACGATTAAAACTGAGGCTGAACGTTGTGGTATGCCTTATGTAAACCAGCGCTGGTTGGGTGGAATGTTAACCAACTTCAGGACAATTAAGAAGAGGGTTAAGCGCTTAAATGAACTGGAAAAAATGGAAGAAGATGGCCTCTTTGAGGTTTTACCTAAAAAAGAGGTGATCTTGCTTAAAAAAGAGCGTGATAAATTAGAAAGATTCCTTGGTGGGATCAGGGACATGAAAAACCTTCCTGATGTAGTGTATATTACTGACCCACGGAAGGAGTCTATTGCTGTTGCTGAAGCAAGAAAGCTTAATATACCGATTGTTTCGATAGTAGATACCAATTGTGACCCTGACCTTATTGATTATATTATCCCTGGTAATGATGACGCAATTAGAGCAGTTAAGTTGATTTCCAGTAAAATTGCCGATGCTGTTCTGGCTGGAAAACAGGGAGAACAGTTAACTGAGGAAGCAAAACCTGAAGACAAGGAAGATGAAAAAGGTCAGGCTGAAGAAAAAGAGGTAAAAGAGGAAAATAATTCAGCAAATAAAGAGGAATAA
- the tsf gene encoding translation elongation factor Ts, with the protein MGISMKDIKELRSRTGAGVLDCKKALAETNGDIDAAVEYLREKGIAAAAKKAGRVAAEGAVNVYISDDRKKGVIVEVNSETDFVAKNDNFKDLVNKISEHLMQSDANSVDEVLKETWYQDSEKDVNTIIKEAIASIGENINLRRFEKYETNGFLQGYIHMGGKIGVLVDIDGEFNDSTRKVAKDIAMHIAAINPRYLSRDDISEEVINKEKEIYKEQMLNEGKPEHIIGQIVKGKMEKYYSEVCLLDQAFVRDEDITVGKLIEDNGLKINGFTRFELGEGIEKEEEDFAAEVMKEVNKK; encoded by the coding sequence ATGGGTATTTCCATGAAAGACATAAAGGAATTAAGGTCAAGAACAGGTGCTGGAGTACTTGACTGTAAAAAGGCTCTCGCTGAAACCAATGGTGATATCGATGCTGCTGTAGAATATCTAAGGGAAAAGGGTATTGCAGCAGCTGCTAAAAAGGCTGGCAGGGTTGCAGCTGAAGGTGCTGTAAATGTTTACATATCAGATGACCGCAAAAAAGGTGTTATTGTTGAAGTCAATAGTGAAACAGACTTTGTTGCCAAGAATGATAATTTTAAAGACCTTGTCAATAAGATTTCTGAACACTTAATGCAAAGTGATGCAAACAGTGTTGATGAGGTTCTGAAAGAAACCTGGTATCAAGATAGTGAAAAAGATGTAAATACTATCATAAAAGAAGCGATTGCCAGTATCGGTGAAAACATTAACCTGAGACGGTTTGAAAAGTATGAAACTAATGGATTCCTCCAGGGATATATTCATATGGGGGGTAAAATTGGCGTTTTAGTTGACATTGATGGAGAATTTAACGATAGTACCCGAAAAGTGGCTAAAGATATTGCTATGCATATTGCTGCCATTAATCCCCGCTATTTGAGCAGAGATGATATTAGTGAAGAAGTAATTAATAAAGAAAAAGAGATATATAAAGAACAGATGTTAAATGAAGGAAAACCTGAACATATTATCGGTCAGATTGTAAAAGGTAAAATGGAAAAATATTATAGTGAAGTCTGTCTCCTTGACCAGGCCTTTGTTAGGGATGAAGATATTACTGTAGGTAAATTAATTGAAGACAATGGACTGAAAATTAACGGTTTTACCCGGTTTGAACTGGGGGAAGGTATTGAAAAAGAGGAAGAAGATTTTGCTGCAGAAGTAATGAAAGAAGTTAATAAAAAATAA
- the pyrH gene encoding UMP kinase has translation MGEKAAYSRVLLKISGEALAGEEGFGIDPVIIKGIARQIFEVVTDTGVEMAIVVGGGNIFRGVAGSAKGMDRGTADYMGMLATVINALALQDAIEKLGLETRVQSAIEMRQVAEPYIRRRAIRHLEKGRVVIFAAGTGNPFFSTDTTAALRAAEISADAILMAKNVDGVYDSDPADNPDAVKYKELAYIDVLSRSLRVMDSTAVSLCMDNNIPLIVFGVKEEGNIKKAILGEEIGTFVR, from the coding sequence ATGGGGGAAAAAGCAGCATATTCACGTGTCCTTTTGAAAATAAGTGGAGAGGCTCTGGCTGGAGAAGAAGGTTTTGGAATAGATCCTGTTATTATTAAGGGGATTGCCAGGCAAATATTTGAAGTGGTTACAGATACTGGCGTAGAAATGGCTATAGTTGTCGGAGGCGGAAACATATTCAGGGGTGTGGCCGGTAGTGCTAAAGGTATGGACCGGGGAACTGCTGATTATATGGGAATGCTGGCTACAGTAATAAATGCGCTTGCCCTCCAGGATGCCATTGAAAAACTGGGTCTTGAAACCAGGGTTCAATCGGCCATTGAAATGAGACAGGTGGCTGAGCCATATATCAGAAGAAGGGCTATTAGACATCTGGAAAAGGGAAGGGTTGTTATTTTTGCTGCTGGAACCGGTAATCCGTTCTTTTCCACTGATACCACAGCAGCCTTGAGGGCTGCTGAAATTTCAGCTGATGCTATATTGATGGCAAAAAATGTTGATGGAGTTTATGATTCTGATCCTGCTGATAATCCAGATGCTGTTAAATATAAAGAACTGGCATATATAGATGTGTTGAGCCGGTCTTTAAGGGTAATGGATTCTACAGCTGTATCCCTGTGTATGGATAACAATATTCCCCTGATAGTATTTGGTGTGAAAGAAGAGGGTAATATTAAAAAGGCAATCCTTGGAGAAGAAATCGGGACTTTTGTAAGATAA
- the frr gene encoding ribosome recycling factor, with the protein MIKQVEKNAKQKMEKVLEATKHDLNTVRTGRARPSLVENIMVDYYGTQTPIQQMAKVVAPEARQLVIEPWDKSVIESIEKAILKSNLGLNPSNDGNVIRINIPQLTEERRKELVKVAHEKAEKGRIAIRNIRREANDELKEMEKNSEISEDNYHRGLDMIQELTDTYIDKIDKMLEDKEQDIMEV; encoded by the coding sequence ATGATTAAACAGGTAGAGAAAAATGCCAAACAAAAAATGGAGAAGGTTTTAGAAGCTACAAAGCATGATTTAAATACGGTTAGAACCGGCCGGGCCAGGCCATCCCTGGTAGAAAATATTATGGTTGATTATTACGGAACCCAGACACCCATTCAGCAGATGGCTAAAGTAGTAGCTCCTGAAGCAAGACAGCTCGTTATTGAACCCTGGGATAAGAGTGTTATAGAAAGTATTGAAAAAGCTATTTTAAAATCAAACCTGGGTTTAAACCCTTCAAATGATGGTAATGTCATCAGGATTAATATTCCCCAGTTGACTGAAGAGAGAAGGAAAGAACTGGTTAAGGTAGCCCATGAAAAGGCAGAAAAAGGTAGAATTGCTATAAGAAATATTAGACGTGAAGCCAATGATGAATTAAAGGAAATGGAAAAAAACAGTGAAATATCTGAAGATAACTACCACCGGGGACTTGATATGATTCAGGAACTAACTGATACATATATAGATAAAATAGATAAAATGCTTGAAGATAAAGAACAGGATATTATGGAGGTTTAG
- a CDS encoding isoprenyl transferase: MNIPSHVAIIMDGNGRWAQEKGLPRYAGHREGVKTLKKIIKKAGEMKIPCLTVYAFSTENWRRPRKEVDFLMKLFKETLKNESQELASKNVRVNIIGRRNGLSKSLINAIEYIEKITRDKNGMELNIAFNYGGRAEIVDSVKKVVQDVNQGLALDELDENNFSKYLYNPRWPEVELLIRTGGEMRISNYMLWQLAYAELYFIDKCWPDFNGEDLEKAIKVFQQRDRRFGGLPEVGDDKNA, translated from the coding sequence ATGAATATACCTTCCCATGTAGCAATAATAATGGATGGAAATGGCCGCTGGGCTCAGGAAAAGGGTCTGCCAAGGTATGCCGGGCACCGCGAGGGAGTTAAAACCCTTAAAAAAATAATTAAAAAGGCAGGGGAAATGAAAATACCCTGTCTAACTGTTTATGCTTTTTCTACTGAAAACTGGAGACGCCCCCGTAAAGAAGTTGATTTTTTAATGAAATTATTCAAAGAAACCCTTAAGAATGAGTCACAGGAGCTTGCCAGTAAAAATGTCCGGGTCAATATAATTGGAAGGCGAAATGGCCTCTCCAAAAGTCTCATAAATGCAATTGAGTATATCGAAAAAATTACCCGGGATAAGAACGGGATGGAATTAAATATCGCCTTTAATTATGGAGGACGGGCTGAAATTGTTGATAGTGTAAAAAAAGTGGTGCAGGATGTCAATCAGGGTCTGGCCCTTGACGAGCTTGATGAGAATAATTTTTCAAAATACCTATATAACCCCAGGTGGCCTGAAGTAGAATTACTGATAAGAACTGGTGGAGAAATGAGAATAAGTAATTATATGTTATGGCAACTGGCCTATGCTGAACTGTATTTTATTGATAAATGCTGGCCTGATTTTAATGGAGAGGACCTGGAAAAAGCTATAAAGGTTTTTCAACAGCGAGATCGTAGATTTGGTGGATTACCTGAAGTGGGGGACGATAAAAATGCTTAG
- a CDS encoding phosphatidate cytidylyltransferase: MLSYRVLSAIAGIILFILFVFWGSFPYFLFVSLIAILAAFEYNRLINGDWYNKYILSFFILLPLIYTYLRIEGYNLPLGLYLYLILLIFFIINVLIYKKDSFTIKTGYNILGFVYIAGGMVFFLLLRNIDIEPFGHTKALWLALITTWITDTGAYFIGKFLGNKKLAATISPNKTVEGALGGIISSIIAVFLMTTAIGSFSPRWVLYALLMSILGITGDLFESTLKRDCNVKDSGNIIPGHGGILDRFDSLLFTVPFTYYFIMYWL; the protein is encoded by the coding sequence ATGCTTAGTTATAGAGTCTTAAGTGCTATTGCAGGAATTATATTATTTATATTATTTGTATTCTGGGGTTCTTTTCCTTATTTTCTTTTTGTATCACTTATTGCTATCCTGGCTGCTTTTGAGTATAACAGGTTGATTAATGGTGACTGGTATAATAAATATATTTTATCTTTTTTTATTCTATTACCTCTAATATATACATATCTAAGAATTGAAGGGTATAATTTACCATTAGGGCTATATTTATATCTAATACTCTTGATATTTTTTATAATAAATGTTTTAATTTATAAAAAGGATTCTTTTACTATTAAAACGGGTTATAATATTCTGGGATTTGTTTATATTGCAGGGGGTATGGTGTTTTTCCTTCTATTAAGGAATATTGATATTGAGCCATTCGGCCATACTAAAGCCCTCTGGCTGGCCCTTATTACTACCTGGATAACAGACACCGGTGCCTATTTTATCGGTAAATTTCTCGGTAATAAAAAACTGGCTGCCACCATTAGTCCCAATAAAACAGTTGAGGGGGCCCTGGGGGGTATTATTTCCAGTATTATCGCTGTATTTTTGATGACAACAGCTATTGGTAGCTTTAGTCCACGGTGGGTATTGTATGCCCTGTTAATGTCTATTCTGGGGATTACAGGTGATCTCTTTGAATCTACCCTTAAGCGTGATTGCAATGTGAAGGACTCTGGTAATATTATTCCAGGACATGGTGGGATTCTGGATAGATTTGATAGCCTTCTGTTTACTGTTCCGTTTACATACTACTTTATTATGTACTGGTTATAA
- the ytvI gene encoding sporulation integral membrane protein YtvI: MEKWLKRLLIYSVVFVIGVILLKYFFIYFSPFIIAAILASLINPVVDRLDEKIPVNRGLAVIIVLVLLISILVLIIILGVSQIYLELNRLLQNLPDYSTFGSKFHWIVQQNYRLQEFIQELDISPSVKDALNNNLQMIYNAIKNGLVKGINGTLNLLGKLPMLLTILFLSFIATYFISRDKDKINQFIMKLFPGELKPKVFKVEKELINSAMGFIRAELILITITGIISGVGLAIIGNHYALIIGISSALLDLIPIIGPALIFIPWIIYNMIMGNLSYAFGLLVVYTLMAAVRQGAEGKVMGDNLGVHPLATMIALYVGYRVMGMIGFIMGPAILVIIKALINAEIIPPDKKIKG, translated from the coding sequence ATGGAAAAATGGTTAAAAAGGTTATTAATATATAGTGTTGTTTTTGTAATCGGGGTTATTTTATTAAAATATTTTTTTATATATTTCAGCCCGTTTATAATTGCAGCAATTCTGGCAAGTTTAATAAATCCTGTGGTTGATCGTCTTGATGAGAAGATACCTGTCAACAGGGGTTTAGCTGTTATTATAGTGTTGGTCCTGTTAATCAGTATTTTGGTTCTTATTATTATCCTGGGGGTCTCCCAGATTTATCTTGAATTAAACAGATTACTCCAAAATTTGCCTGATTACAGTACCTTCGGGAGTAAATTCCACTGGATAGTCCAACAAAATTACAGGCTTCAGGAGTTTATTCAGGAGCTTGATATTTCACCTTCTGTTAAAGATGCACTTAACAACAATCTTCAGATGATCTATAATGCCATAAAAAACGGTCTGGTAAAAGGAATTAATGGAACTTTAAACCTCCTGGGCAAACTTCCTATGTTATTAACAATTCTATTTTTAAGTTTTATTGCTACATATTTTATTAGCAGGGATAAAGATAAAATAAATCAATTTATAATGAAATTGTTTCCCGGGGAATTAAAACCCAAAGTCTTTAAAGTTGAAAAGGAGCTTATAAACTCAGCCATGGGCTTTATCCGGGCTGAATTAATATTAATTACAATTACAGGAATAATATCAGGGGTAGGTCTGGCTATTATCGGTAATCATTACGCTCTAATAATTGGTATAAGTTCAGCCTTGCTTGATTTAATACCAATCATTGGTCCTGCCTTAATATTTATACCCTGGATTATTTATAATATGATCATGGGAAATTTAAGTTATGCCTTTGGCTTATTGGTAGTTTATACATTGATGGCTGCAGTAAGACAGGGAGCTGAAGGGAAGGTAATGGGGGACAATCTTGGTGTGCACCCACTGGCTACTATGATAGCCCTGTATGTTGGTTACCGGGTTATGGGGATGATTGGTTTTATTATGGGTCCTGCTATTTTAGTAATTATTAAGGCTTTGATTAATGCAGAAATTATACCACCTGATAAAAAAATAAAGGGGTGA
- a CDS encoding 1-deoxy-D-xylulose-5-phosphate reductoisomerase has translation MKKKLVVLGSTGSIGTQTLEVLSHLEDQWEILALSANKSTGLIEKQARKFKPRYLVMMNERAALELKHRLSDMSSEVLSGMEGLITISSLEEADLVINALVGAVGLKPTVAALQSGNTLGLANKESLVIGGEIIKSYLNEEGRVLPVDSEHNAIFQLLNGHNDKEVERLILTASGGPFLELPRERFKDVSVKDALKHPNWDMGGKITIDSATLMNKGLEVIEAHYLFRQPYHNINVVVHPESIIHSMVEFVDKSVIAEMGSADMRMPIQYVLTYPRKVKSLAKRLDLTELGYLTFKKPDTVKFPALKLAYEAGQQGGTMPVVLNAANEIAVSAFMNEKITFDKIPVVIERVMENHQIISSPDLEDVIEVDNWARARAKEVTGQC, from the coding sequence ATGAAAAAGAAATTAGTTGTCCTGGGTTCAACTGGCTCAATCGGAACCCAGACCCTTGAAGTTCTCTCCCATCTTGAAGACCAGTGGGAGATTCTGGCTTTAAGTGCCAATAAAAGTACTGGTTTAATTGAAAAACAGGCTAGAAAGTTTAAACCCCGTTATCTTGTTATGATGAATGAAAGGGCAGCCCTGGAGCTTAAACATAGATTGAGTGATATGTCTTCTGAGGTTTTAAGTGGTATGGAAGGGTTAATAACCATTTCTTCTCTTGAAGAGGCTGACCTGGTTATAAATGCCCTGGTCGGTGCGGTTGGTTTAAAACCGACTGTTGCTGCTCTGCAGTCAGGGAATACCCTTGGTCTTGCCAACAAGGAGAGTCTGGTTATCGGAGGCGAGATTATAAAGAGTTATTTAAACGAAGAGGGGCGGGTTTTACCAGTTGATAGTGAACATAATGCAATATTTCAGTTGCTAAACGGACATAATGATAAAGAGGTTGAAAGATTAATCCTGACAGCCTCGGGGGGACCATTTTTAGAATTGCCCCGGGAGAGGTTTAAAGATGTATCCGTAAAAGATGCCCTTAAACACCCTAACTGGGATATGGGTGGCAAGATAACCATAGATTCAGCTACCCTGATGAATAAGGGGTTAGAAGTTATAGAAGCCCATTATCTTTTTCGACAACCATATCATAACATAAATGTAGTTGTTCATCCTGAAAGTATTATTCACTCTATGGTAGAGTTTGTAGATAAATCAGTTATAGCTGAAATGGGGTCGGCTGATATGAGGATGCCGATCCAGTATGTATTGACCTATCCCCGGAAGGTAAAAAGTTTAGCTAAAAGACTAGATTTAACCGAACTTGGTTATCTTACTTTTAAAAAACCGGATACCGTAAAGTTTCCGGCTCTAAAACTTGCCTATGAAGCCGGGCAACAGGGAGGGACTATGCCTGTTGTCTTAAATGCCGCTAATGAAATAGCGGTTTCTGCCTTTATGAATGAAAAGATTACATTTGATAAAATACCGGTGGTAATAGAGCGGGTTATGGAAAACCATCAGATAATTTCTTCTCCGGACCTGGAAGATGTAATAGAGGTTGATAACTGGGCCCGGGCCAGGGCTAAGGAGGTAACTGGACAATGTTAA
- the rseP gene encoding RIP metalloprotease RseP, which yields MLTTIISFIIVLGILIFIHEFGHYITAKKAGIRVEEFALGYGPRLFSRQKGETVYSIRALPLGGFCKMTGEFPEDEEMTEEERKIYLDAKEKGECFFQKSPIKRFAVIFMGPFMNFMLAVLLFILMFSIYGIPVDSSSTTIIGTIVPEKPAAEAGLEPGDKIIEINGTRVENWDEMASIIHRSPGKKLEIKYIRNNEIREVTLIPDFNENTETGVIGIYPELIMKKVSFTKSIKMGFYQTWYVFSNTIMAFVKIITRETSAELAGPIMIANMVGQAAKVGLLNLLNLMAVISINLGILNLLPFPALDGGRIVFILVEVVRGKPVDPEKEGFVHLIGFVLLMVLMVFVIYKDIMRTWF from the coding sequence ATGTTAACAACTATTATAAGCTTTATAATTGTTTTAGGAATATTAATCTTTATTCATGAGTTTGGTCATTATATTACTGCCAAAAAAGCGGGTATCAGGGTTGAAGAATTTGCCCTTGGATATGGTCCCCGGCTTTTTTCCCGTCAAAAGGGAGAGACTGTTTATTCTATCAGGGCTCTGCCTCTGGGGGGATTCTGTAAGATGACGGGAGAGTTTCCTGAAGATGAAGAAATGACCGAAGAAGAACGAAAAATATATTTAGATGCCAAGGAGAAGGGGGAATGTTTTTTTCAGAAATCACCCATTAAGCGATTTGCTGTAATTTTTATGGGCCCCTTTATGAACTTTATGCTGGCCGTATTACTTTTCATTTTAATGTTTTCAATTTATGGTATTCCTGTTGATAGCTCCAGTACTACTATAATCGGTACGATAGTTCCTGAAAAACCGGCGGCAGAGGCCGGTCTTGAACCGGGGGATAAAATTATAGAAATAAACGGTACCAGGGTTGAAAACTGGGATGAGATGGCGTCAATTATACACCGTTCTCCTGGAAAAAAGCTGGAGATTAAATACATACGAAACAATGAGATCAGAGAAGTGACCCTGATACCTGACTTTAATGAGAATACCGAAACAGGGGTCATTGGGATTTATCCTGAATTGATTATGAAAAAAGTCAGTTTCACAAAATCTATAAAAATGGGGTTTTATCAAACCTGGTATGTATTTTCAAATACGATAATGGCTTTTGTAAAAATTATAACCAGAGAGACTTCTGCCGAATTAGCCGGACCGATTATGATAGCAAATATGGTTGGTCAGGCAGCTAAAGTTGGACTTTTAAACCTCCTCAATTTAATGGCTGTAATCAGTATAAATCTTGGTATTCTTAATCTCCTGCCTTTTCCTGCCCTTGACGGAGGGAGGATTGTATTTATTCTGGTTGAGGTAGTCAGGGGTAAACCGGTTGACCCTGAAAAAGAAGGATTTGTTCACTTGATTGGTTTTGTCTTATTGATGGTATTAATGGTTTTTGTTATATATAAAGATATTATGAGAACATGGTTTTGA